A genome region from Nitrospira sp. includes the following:
- a CDS encoding transglutaminase domain-containing protein: protein MGVRDRAYMHHRDSLATSRMSTRRVMAISLVLIGLVSWYRLTDTATDQARPNIQQAVPVPAISHSPARSPAHPYQRYLDAVVPESDTLRALAYTKVKGCPAGDRTCMLTELYRFVQHDIGYLDDPVAREHIQSPQATLQIGAGDCEDLSILLASLLDNVGIPNYLVFTNNHTYTLACDVDPSTMAPTLAERYAIQPPPVQRDETRSIPPHSLSVTRLDATTPTQVGIEFHTNGPLDWMVVPSQEDVEAIQQGRPYQTYPSCSRDGVTSFRATCVILVGAPLVAYNRHETPVELAIRLRYQIAPVAPTLPPIKTYALNDAQCVPLDPSIKGQAYPGQIMPSVVTAPYRTAVNRAGKVVALDSGPTGDDPAHFPLQPQSLTR from the coding sequence ATGGGCGTCCGCGATCGCGCGTACATGCACCACCGTGATTCCCTCGCGACCTCTCGCATGTCGACGCGACGAGTCATGGCGATCAGTCTGGTGCTGATCGGTCTTGTGTCCTGGTACCGGCTGACAGACACGGCCACGGACCAGGCGCGACCGAACATCCAACAGGCAGTGCCTGTCCCCGCCATCTCCCATAGTCCAGCTCGTTCCCCCGCTCATCCATACCAGCGCTATCTGGATGCCGTCGTGCCGGAGTCGGATACCCTCCGAGCGCTGGCCTACACCAAAGTCAAAGGCTGTCCGGCCGGTGATCGCACGTGCATGTTGACCGAACTGTATCGATTCGTTCAGCACGATATTGGCTACTTGGACGATCCTGTGGCGAGGGAGCACATTCAATCCCCACAGGCCACACTCCAAATTGGAGCGGGGGACTGTGAAGACCTCTCGATTCTCCTTGCCTCACTCCTCGACAATGTGGGGATTCCCAACTATCTTGTCTTTACGAATAACCACACGTATACCCTGGCTTGCGACGTGGATCCGAGCACGATGGCCCCGACACTCGCAGAGCGGTATGCCATCCAGCCACCGCCGGTCCAGCGAGACGAGACTCGCTCAATCCCCCCACATTCTCTCTCGGTGACCAGGCTCGATGCCACCACGCCGACGCAGGTGGGAATTGAATTCCATACCAATGGCCCACTGGATTGGATGGTCGTTCCATCACAAGAAGACGTCGAGGCCATTCAACAAGGTCGTCCCTATCAGACCTATCCGTCCTGTTCACGAGACGGCGTGACAAGCTTTCGTGCAACCTGCGTGATTCTGGTCGGCGCGCCGTTAGTGGCCTACAATCGTCACGAGACACCCGTTGAGCTGGCCATCAGACTACGCTATCAGATCGCACCGGTAGCACCCACGCTTCCACCCATCAAGACATATGCGCTCAACGACGCTCAATGCGTGCCGCTTGATCCATCCATCAAAGGCCAAGCCTATCCAGGGCAGATCATGCCGAGCGTTGTGACGGCCCCCTATAGGACCGCTGTGAATCGAGCAGGAAAAGTCGTCGCGCTCGATTCGGGCCCAACCGGCGACGACCCTGCGCACTTCCCCCTGCAGCCTCAAAGCCTAACTCGGTAG
- a CDS encoding DUF72 domain-containing protein has translation MTPSPLIRFGTSTWTYEGWKGQIYTRTYTKTGFTRDCLGEYCQYRYNGEPLFRTVGNDATFYRPPTANQLTRYLTQIPEDFEMCAKVWEEITIPTYASHPRYGIKAGQRNPNFLNADAFLKLVLQPYRDAQFGPHTGPFLFEFQRHGLSIEEFCTGLDGFFARLPKNFRYAVEIRNAGLLGPQYHEVLSRHGVAHVYNHWSFMPSLAEQHQRMGTYTAPFSVYRLQTPLKMTHEAAKTRAEPYNRIVGELPEMRQDTVRLVRQATRENRTTYVLVNNRAEGNAPLTIQALVDSLLE, from the coding sequence ATGACACCTTCTCCCCTGATCCGCTTCGGCACCTCCACCTGGACCTATGAAGGCTGGAAGGGGCAGATCTATACCCGCACCTATACGAAAACCGGCTTCACTCGAGACTGTCTCGGGGAATACTGTCAGTACCGCTACAACGGCGAGCCACTCTTTCGCACCGTGGGGAACGATGCGACGTTTTACCGGCCTCCCACGGCCAACCAGCTCACACGCTACCTGACGCAGATCCCGGAAGACTTTGAAATGTGCGCCAAGGTCTGGGAGGAGATTACCATCCCCACCTATGCCTCACATCCTCGGTATGGAATCAAAGCCGGACAGCGGAATCCGAACTTTCTAAACGCGGACGCCTTCCTCAAACTTGTCCTCCAGCCCTATCGCGATGCGCAATTTGGGCCGCACACCGGCCCATTCTTGTTCGAGTTTCAACGCCACGGGCTGTCCATTGAGGAATTCTGTACCGGGCTGGACGGATTCTTCGCGCGCCTTCCGAAAAACTTCCGGTATGCCGTTGAAATCCGGAATGCCGGATTGCTGGGCCCTCAGTACCACGAGGTGCTCAGCCGCCATGGCGTAGCGCATGTCTACAATCACTGGTCCTTCATGCCGTCTCTCGCCGAACAACATCAGCGAATGGGGACCTACACCGCACCGTTCAGCGTATATCGTCTCCAGACCCCGCTCAAGATGACGCATGAAGCGGCAAAGACACGCGCCGAACCCTACAACAGGATTGTGGGTGAGTTGCCGGAGATGCGACAGGACACGGTACGGCTCGTTCGACAAGCCACTCGAGAAAATCGAACCACCTATGTGCTGGTCAACAACCGGGCGGAAGGCAATGCGCCGCTGACCATTCAGGCCCTCGTCGACTCCCTCCTCGAGTGA